The following is a genomic window from Actinomadura sp. WMMB 499.
GGCCTGCACGAACGTGATCCGGCACTCCCGCGCGCCCGGCGACTACCGGGTCGCCGCGCGGGTGGACGAGTCCGTCTGCGAGCTGGAGATCGCCGACCGGGGGCGCGGCCCGCGGCCCGCGGCGGCGGAACGGGGGGTTTTGAGTGAATCGGGGCGCGGGATTAGGATCATGCGCGCACTGGTGGACGACCTCGACATCGACCACGTGCCCGACCGGGGCACCGTCGTCCACCTGCGGAAGCGGCTGACCTGGCGAGACGGGGCCCTGGTCCGCCGCCCGGACGACCGGCTCATCACCAG
Proteins encoded in this region:
- a CDS encoding ATP-binding protein; amino-acid sequence: MDVTFTLALPREAPTVPLIRRLIGDALRGLGATDDCVDDVLVAASEACTNVIRHSRAPGDYRVAARVDESVCELEIADRGRGPRPAAAERGVLSESGRGIRIMRALVDDLDIDHVPDRGTVVHLRKRLTWRDGALVRRPDDRLITSAG